In Rubrobacter radiotolerans DSM 5868, a genomic segment contains:
- a CDS encoding penicillin acylase family protein has protein sequence MRVFRWVLYGLAGVVLLAVLAGCGGYLYLRADTAPETDGELALEGLERPVEVEREPSGVVHVRAQSENDAYFALGVAHAQDRLWQMEFQRRVGAGRLSEVLGEATVEEDRFLRTVGFYRAAGSAYRTLPPESRAAVDAYVEGVNAYLETEPGLPVEFRLLGFEPEPWRAEDVLVWAKIMSLDLSANYEAELTRYRLLARGVGRERIETLLPPYPEDGPTVLREEDLRENSETPEAERSEAAARDLAPGRGEERLAEALLANRKSLPRSLEASNNWVVGGELTRSGEPLLADDPHLGLGVPSLWYLAHLQSPEQDAVGATLPGLPAVVIGRNDRIAWGVTNVGADVQDLYALEETPDGEGYVVDGEERRYATRTETIEVDGGESVEIEVRESDYGPVVSDVVDLGGDEETAPPLALRWTTLDEEDPTIEAFRRIGLARDWREFNEALESYVAPSQNFVYADVEGNIGYVAPGRFPLRAEGHTGLYPARGDGSQDWEGYVPAAEWPRVLNPERGYIVSANNRATPEGYPHDLALEWAEPYRAERIEERILAKSGDLTRRDTVAIQQDQTSLLFRDFRPVLERLGADRMPDGNAREWRERLLRWDGDADEGSEEAALFAAWYAELSRLAAEETGEPFWDEPRYLLRALREGDPNCEPATEEGCLAFAAEAFAAGLDRFEGDPPEWGEEHRATFTHPVLGETPLSRLTDREVAFGGDDSTVNVGPYDFRSFAMESGPSYRHIVDLGEPEESLFVHPMGQSGNPLSPRFDDLLEPWRTGEYLAMRTEGYEVESNLVLRPGD, from the coding sequence GTGCGAGTTTTCAGGTGGGTGCTCTACGGGCTTGCGGGTGTGGTCCTGCTCGCCGTTCTCGCCGGGTGCGGCGGGTACCTGTACCTGCGCGCGGACACGGCCCCCGAGACGGACGGAGAGCTTGCGCTGGAGGGGCTTGAGAGACCGGTCGAGGTCGAGCGGGAACCCTCGGGGGTCGTACACGTCCGGGCGCAGAGCGAGAACGACGCGTACTTTGCGCTCGGGGTGGCGCACGCTCAGGACCGGCTCTGGCAGATGGAGTTCCAGCGACGCGTCGGGGCGGGGAGGCTCTCCGAGGTGCTTGGAGAGGCGACGGTCGAGGAGGACCGGTTCCTCAGGACCGTCGGGTTCTACCGAGCCGCCGGGAGCGCGTACCGGACGCTCCCGCCGGAGAGCCGGGCGGCGGTCGACGCCTACGTGGAGGGGGTCAACGCCTATCTCGAGACCGAGCCGGGACTCCCGGTCGAGTTCCGGCTGCTCGGCTTCGAGCCCGAGCCGTGGAGGGCGGAGGACGTGCTGGTGTGGGCGAAGATCATGAGCCTCGACCTCTCGGCGAACTACGAGGCCGAGCTTACGCGCTACCGGCTTCTCGCTCGGGGCGTTGGGCGAGAGCGCATCGAGACGCTCCTGCCGCCCTACCCGGAAGACGGACCGACCGTTCTGCGGGAAGAGGACCTTCGGGAGAACAGCGAAACGCCGGAGGCAGAGCGAAGCGAGGCTGCCGCCCGGGACCTCGCGCCCGGAAGGGGCGAGGAGCGGCTGGCGGAGGCCCTCCTTGCGAACCGAAAGTCGCTTCCGCGCTCGCTTGAGGCGTCGAACAACTGGGTTGTCGGAGGGGAGCTTACGCGCAGCGGGGAGCCCCTTCTTGCGGACGACCCGCACCTGGGGCTCGGGGTGCCGTCGCTGTGGTATCTGGCTCATCTTCAGTCGCCGGAGCAGGACGCCGTCGGGGCGACGCTTCCGGGGCTCCCTGCGGTCGTGATCGGGCGCAACGACCGCATCGCCTGGGGCGTGACGAACGTCGGGGCGGACGTGCAGGACCTCTACGCCCTCGAAGAGACGCCGGACGGCGAGGGCTACGTCGTGGACGGCGAGGAGCGGCGCTACGCCACGCGGACCGAGACTATCGAGGTAGACGGCGGGGAGAGCGTGGAGATCGAGGTCCGAGAGAGCGACTACGGTCCGGTCGTCTCGGACGTGGTGGACCTCGGGGGGGACGAAGAGACCGCGCCGCCGCTTGCGTTACGGTGGACCACCCTGGATGAGGAGGACCCGACGATCGAAGCCTTCCGCCGGATCGGGCTCGCAAGGGACTGGAGGGAGTTCAACGAGGCCCTCGAAAGCTACGTGGCCCCGAGCCAGAACTTTGTCTACGCCGACGTAGAGGGGAACATCGGCTACGTCGCGCCCGGACGTTTCCCGCTGCGCGCGGAGGGGCACACCGGGCTCTACCCGGCGCGCGGGGACGGGTCTCAGGACTGGGAGGGCTACGTCCCGGCCGCGGAGTGGCCCAGGGTCCTGAACCCCGAGCGGGGCTACATCGTGAGCGCGAACAACCGCGCGACGCCCGAGGGATACCCCCACGACCTCGCGCTGGAGTGGGCCGAGCCGTACCGGGCCGAGCGGATAGAGGAGAGGATCCTGGCCAAGAGCGGAGACCTGACGCGCAGGGACACCGTAGCCATCCAGCAGGACCAGACCTCGCTCCTTTTCAGGGACTTCCGGCCCGTTCTGGAGCGCCTCGGTGCGGACCGGATGCCCGACGGAAACGCCCGTGAGTGGCGCGAGCGGCTCCTTCGCTGGGACGGCGACGCTGACGAAGGTTCTGAGGAGGCGGCGCTGTTTGCGGCCTGGTACGCCGAGCTCTCGCGCCTTGCGGCGGAGGAGACGGGCGAGCCTTTCTGGGACGAGCCGCGCTACCTGCTCCGGGCGCTCCGGGAGGGCGACCCCAACTGCGAGCCCGCAACCGAAGAGGGGTGCCTCGCGTTCGCGGCGGAGGCGTTCGCCGCTGGCCTCGACCGCTTCGAGGGCGACCCGCCGGAGTGGGGCGAGGAGCACCGCGCGACCTTTACGCATCCGGTCCTCGGAGAGACCCCGCTCTCGCGCCTGACGGACCGGGAGGTCGCCTTCGGAGGCGACGACTCGACAGTGAACGTCGGACCGTACGATTTCAGGAGCTTTGCGATGGAGTCCGGGCCGAGCTACCGACACATCGTGGACCTCGGGGAGCCGGAGGAGTCGCTTTTCGTCCACCCGATGGGCCAGTCCGGGAATCCGCTCTCCCCGCGCTTCGACGACCTGCTGGAGCCCTGGCGGACCGGCGAGTACCTGGCGATGAGGACGGAGGGCTACGAGGTGGAGAGCAACCTCGTCCTGAGGCCTGGGGACTAG
- the tpiA gene encoding triose-phosphate isomerase, whose amino-acid sequence MARRPIMAANWKMNKTLREAEDYTAALIPRAEQAEGVDVAVFVPFTVLNEVARMSAGTPVIAGAQNFYYEDSGAYTGEVSAPMLQDVGARAVLIGHSERREIFSESDDLVAKKTKRALDAGLLPVVCCGETKEERDSGGFWEKIKTQISSVMDALEGDVDGEKIVFAYEPIWAIGTGDTASPEDAQDAIGKIRDLLRELRGDAFADSVRILYGGSVKPENIEEIMAQPDVDGGLVGGASLDVESFGKLVEAATRK is encoded by the coding sequence ATGGCCCGAAGGCCGATAATGGCGGCGAACTGGAAGATGAACAAGACGCTCCGGGAGGCCGAGGACTACACGGCGGCCCTGATCCCCCGCGCCGAGCAAGCCGAAGGCGTGGACGTGGCGGTCTTCGTGCCGTTCACCGTCCTGAACGAGGTGGCCCGGATGAGCGCGGGTACCCCCGTCATAGCCGGGGCGCAGAACTTCTACTACGAGGACTCCGGGGCGTACACGGGCGAGGTCTCCGCTCCGATGCTCCAGGACGTCGGAGCTAGGGCGGTCTTGATCGGCCACTCCGAACGGCGGGAGATCTTCTCCGAGTCCGACGACCTCGTCGCGAAAAAGACGAAGCGCGCCCTCGACGCCGGTCTCTTGCCGGTCGTGTGCTGCGGCGAGACGAAAGAGGAGCGCGACTCCGGAGGTTTCTGGGAGAAGATAAAGACCCAGATAAGCTCCGTCATGGACGCTCTCGAAGGCGACGTGGACGGCGAGAAGATCGTCTTCGCCTACGAGCCGATCTGGGCCATCGGGACGGGGGACACCGCCTCACCCGAGGACGCTCAGGATGCGATAGGTAAGATCCGGGACCTTCTCCGGGAGCTTCGCGGCGACGCCTTCGCGGACTCGGTGCGTATCCTCTACGGCGGCTCGGTCAAGCCGGAGAACATAGAGGAGATCATGGCCCAGCCCGACGTGGACGGCGGCCTCGTAGGCGGCGCCTCCCTCGACGTCGAGTCGTTCGGCAAGCTCGTCGAGGCGGCCACCAGGAAGTAA
- the secG gene encoding preprotein translocase subunit SecG: protein MTYVIAFFHVIFCVAMVAMILLHSGKGGGLSSSLGGGMGSTFSGTTIMEKNLTRLTLIVLGLLVLTNVALVFFG from the coding sequence ATGACTTACGTAATCGCATTCTTTCACGTGATCTTCTGTGTGGCGATGGTCGCCATGATCCTCCTTCACTCCGGCAAGGGCGGCGGTCTCTCCTCCTCCCTCGGCGGCGGCATGGGGAGCACGTTCAGCGGAACCACCATCATGGAGAAGAACCTGACCCGCCTGACCCTGATCGTCCTCGGACTCCTCGTCCTGACAAACGTCGCGCTCGTCTTTTTCGGCTAG
- a CDS encoding DUF790 family protein gives MLRTEHVMARLYRGRLFPHRLDPKDKKVLEAAAAAISAYEEHVGGVRSELVSALSELEETAGPKLDARRGFRIVRAFGKLLEERAQWSAPAEVDAYLLRTRIYELASALPEMPAAEAGLLELPTRADVLLQAAREAGLPDGETAAGLMFSDRQSAQVLSEFARLTPEGLVERYNVAQVQGVLYAARELAVDLDAEADSRLVFHYVKRMGLIHAIEPRYGGFGGYRLTLDGPLSLFGPTRKYGLRLAKFLPGLMLTGPWKLRATVDWKGRDALLELDSEGFDARSHYLGPKTDEEQEAVRESFVRAWERARETGGWTLSGSQRILNFPEHGAALVPDFTLTHENGTEAHLEILGFWSERSLVERIALVRAAVERGERVLVAASENAGASKGALAEAVRGGVVPFKGRLPAKTVLQALESPAEGRTDGGSA, from the coding sequence GTGCTCCGGACCGAGCACGTCATGGCGCGGCTCTACCGGGGGAGGCTCTTTCCGCACCGCCTCGACCCGAAAGACAAGAAGGTCCTCGAAGCGGCTGCGGCGGCGATCTCGGCCTACGAAGAGCACGTCGGGGGGGTCCGCTCGGAGCTCGTCTCGGCGCTCTCGGAGCTTGAAGAGACGGCCGGCCCGAAGCTCGACGCCCGGCGGGGGTTCAGGATCGTCCGGGCCTTCGGGAAGCTTCTCGAAGAGCGGGCGCAGTGGTCGGCCCCGGCGGAGGTCGACGCGTACCTCTTGAGGACCCGCATCTACGAGCTCGCCTCCGCGCTCCCGGAGATGCCTGCCGCCGAAGCGGGGCTTCTGGAGCTCCCGACGCGCGCCGATGTTCTTTTGCAGGCCGCCCGCGAAGCGGGGCTCCCGGACGGCGAGACGGCGGCCGGGCTGATGTTCTCGGACCGGCAGTCGGCGCAGGTGCTTTCGGAGTTCGCCCGGCTCACGCCGGAGGGGCTCGTCGAGCGCTACAACGTCGCGCAGGTTCAGGGCGTGCTGTACGCCGCAAGGGAGCTCGCGGTCGACCTCGACGCCGAGGCCGATTCGAGGCTCGTCTTTCACTACGTAAAGCGGATGGGTCTGATCCACGCCATCGAGCCTCGCTACGGGGGGTTCGGCGGCTACCGCCTCACGCTCGACGGGCCGCTCTCGCTCTTCGGCCCAACCCGCAAGTACGGCCTGCGCCTCGCGAAGTTCCTCCCGGGCCTGATGCTCACCGGGCCGTGGAAGCTCCGGGCGACCGTTGACTGGAAGGGCCGCGACGCGCTACTGGAGCTTGACTCGGAGGGCTTCGACGCAAGGAGCCACTACCTCGGACCGAAGACCGACGAGGAGCAGGAGGCCGTCCGGGAATCGTTTGTGCGGGCCTGGGAGCGGGCGAGGGAGACCGGCGGCTGGACGCTCTCCGGCTCGCAGCGGATACTGAACTTCCCGGAGCACGGAGCCGCCCTCGTCCCGGACTTCACCCTCACGCACGAGAACGGAACGGAGGCTCACCTGGAGATCCTCGGCTTCTGGTCGGAGCGGAGCCTCGTCGAGCGGATCGCCCTTGTCCGGGCGGCGGTCGAGCGCGGCGAGCGCGTCCTTGTCGCGGCCTCGGAGAACGCCGGAGCGTCGAAGGGAGCGCTCGCGGAGGCGGTCCGGGGCGGGGTCGTGCCGTTCAAGGGGAGACTTCCGGCAAAGACCGTTCTGCAGGCGCTCGAAAGCCCGGCCGAGGGCCGGACCGACGGAGGGTCCGCTTGA
- a CDS encoding phosphoglycerate kinase — protein sequence MQKKSVRDLDVDGKKVLVRVDFNVPVKDGEVTDDTRIDRAMPTIGMLVERGAKVALISHLGRPKGSPDPKYAMDPVAKRLGEMLGRHVEKLDTAVGQEVSDALDNLPEGGVVLLENSRFYEGETKNDPGFADELAAPFDLYVNDAFGAAHRAHATTVGVAERLPAAAGLLLEREVDYLDGVLKDPERPFVAILGGAKVSDKLGVIESLLGVADSLLIGGAMCFTFFKAKGYGVGKSLVEDDYLEEAKRLMQEAGDKLVLPVDVVAAREFEADAEHRTVSVDGVPEGWMGLDIGPETVELFAGRISGAKTVFWNGPMGVFEMDAFAKGTEGVARAVAESDATSVVGGGDSVAAVNKLGLEREMSHISTGGGASLEYVEGKELPGVAVLPDR from the coding sequence ATGCAGAAAAAGAGCGTAAGAGACCTCGACGTAGACGGGAAGAAGGTCCTTGTCCGGGTGGACTTCAACGTCCCGGTAAAAGACGGCGAGGTCACCGACGACACCAGAATAGACCGGGCGATGCCGACGATCGGGATGCTCGTCGAGCGCGGGGCGAAGGTGGCCCTGATCTCCCACCTCGGACGCCCCAAGGGCTCCCCGGACCCGAAGTACGCGATGGACCCGGTCGCAAAGCGCCTCGGGGAGATGCTCGGTCGTCACGTCGAGAAGCTCGACACCGCCGTCGGTCAAGAGGTCTCCGACGCCCTCGACAACCTCCCGGAGGGCGGCGTCGTCCTTTTGGAGAACTCCCGCTTCTACGAGGGAGAGACAAAGAACGACCCGGGGTTCGCCGATGAGCTGGCCGCCCCGTTCGACCTGTACGTCAACGACGCCTTCGGGGCCGCGCATCGGGCCCACGCAACGACCGTCGGGGTCGCCGAGCGGCTCCCCGCGGCGGCGGGCCTCCTCCTTGAGCGGGAGGTGGATTACCTCGACGGCGTGCTCAAGGACCCGGAGAGGCCGTTTGTGGCGATCCTCGGCGGGGCGAAGGTCTCGGACAAGCTCGGGGTCATTGAGAGCCTGCTCGGGGTGGCGGACAGCCTGCTCATCGGCGGGGCGATGTGCTTTACGTTCTTCAAGGCGAAGGGCTACGGGGTCGGGAAGTCGCTTGTCGAGGACGACTACCTTGAGGAGGCGAAGCGGCTCATGCAGGAGGCGGGGGACAAGCTCGTCCTGCCGGTGGACGTTGTCGCCGCCCGGGAGTTCGAGGCCGACGCGGAGCACCGGACCGTCTCGGTAGACGGCGTGCCGGAGGGCTGGATGGGCCTCGACATCGGTCCCGAAACGGTCGAGCTCTTCGCGGGGCGCATCTCCGGGGCGAAGACCGTTTTCTGGAACGGCCCAATGGGGGTCTTCGAGATGGACGCCTTCGCGAAGGGGACCGAGGGCGTAGCAAGGGCCGTGGCCGAGAGCGACGCGACAAGCGTCGTCGGGGGCGGCGACTCCGTCGCGGCGGTGAACAAACTCGGTCTTGAGCGCGAGATGAGCCACATCTCGACCGGTGGCGGAGCTTCGCTGGAGTACGTCGAGGGCAAGGAGCTTCCGGGCGTCGCCGTTCTCCCCGACAGGTAG
- a CDS encoding glycerophosphodiester phosphodiesterase yields the protein MSFSRERAFPKASLFFLLAAALAVVFALASGRRVRKTADVAGGRSGATAGFAHRGDSSRAPENTLEAFRLAGEGFWLEMDAHLTADGEAVVIHDATVDRTTDGRGRVRATTLAELQRLDAGHNFIGERGGHPWRGRGVRVPALREVYRELPEAHVNVEVKTSTPGTEGEVVRVVHEAGAAGRTLIASGDHRRMVRLREEIRRAADGEPERLIPTSASAREIRVFFFASLLGLERLVPVRYAALQVPARHGPIPVVTRRFVRAAHARGVRMDVWTVNDEAGMRRLVALGVDGIMTDRPQTLRRVLGEKSRS from the coding sequence ATGAGCTTCAGCAGAGAAAGAGCTTTCCCGAAGGCGTCCCTGTTCTTCCTGCTCGCTGCGGCCCTTGCGGTTGTTTTCGCGCTCGCTTCGGGGCGGCGTGTCCGGAAGACGGCGGACGTCGCCGGCGGGAGGTCCGGAGCGACGGCCGGGTTCGCGCACCGCGGAGACTCCTCGCGCGCGCCGGAGAACACGCTTGAGGCGTTCCGGCTCGCAGGAGAAGGGTTCTGGCTCGAGATGGACGCCCACCTGACGGCCGACGGGGAGGCGGTCGTGATCCACGACGCGACCGTAGACCGGACAACCGACGGCCGGGGCCGGGTGCGCGCGACTACCCTCGCAGAGCTTCAGCGCCTCGACGCGGGGCACAACTTTATCGGGGAGCGCGGCGGCCACCCGTGGCGCGGACGCGGAGTGCGCGTGCCCGCGCTTCGGGAGGTCTACCGGGAGCTTCCCGAGGCGCACGTGAACGTCGAGGTGAAGACGAGCACGCCCGGGACCGAGGGCGAGGTCGTGCGAGTCGTTCACGAGGCGGGGGCGGCGGGAAGAACGCTTATCGCGTCCGGAGACCACCGCCGGATGGTCCGGCTTCGGGAGGAGATCCGACGCGCCGCCGACGGGGAACCGGAGCGCCTGATCCCGACGAGCGCCTCGGCGCGGGAGATCCGGGTCTTCTTCTTTGCCTCGCTGCTCGGGCTGGAGCGGCTCGTCCCGGTGCGCTACGCGGCCCTTCAGGTCCCGGCGAGGCACGGACCGATCCCGGTCGTTACGCGGCGCTTTGTTCGGGCGGCGCACGCGCGGGGGGTGCGGATGGACGTGTGGACGGTAAACGACGAAGCCGGGATGCGGCGGCTCGTCGCGCTCGGGGTGGACGGCATCATGACCGACCGTCCGCAGACGCTAAGACGCGTCCTCGGGGAGAAGAGCCGGTCCTGA
- the whiA gene encoding DNA-binding protein WhiA: MHGRSLKLPSFAAEVRRELASRSSGGLRRGGRAELAGLVDACGELDADGATLKTLSAAVARSAVRLFRGVLSLDSTLTPAESDRFGRPVYAVRAAGEQAVRAVEGLRAERLARDSASRTAYLSGAFQGCGSVAGPGGRGGHHLEFVHRDREFTERVAAFSRAPLRIVRRRGRWVAYTKSADGVTTVLSQLGLHDAVLQYEARAIVGEAKANANRVTNFDSANAGRTAQAAAKQQRALESLDGENLPEALAEMLSLRLEHPDASLTELARLSGLSRSAVNHRLRRLVALAESRER; this comes from the coding sequence TTGCACGGGAGGTCCTTAAAGCTGCCCTCGTTCGCCGCTGAGGTTCGCCGGGAGCTTGCTTCCCGCTCGTCCGGCGGCTTGCGCCGGGGCGGCCGGGCCGAGCTCGCCGGGCTCGTCGACGCCTGCGGAGAGCTGGACGCGGACGGCGCGACGCTCAAGACCCTGAGCGCCGCCGTTGCGCGCTCGGCGGTGCGGCTCTTCAGGGGCGTGCTCTCCCTCGACTCCACCCTGACGCCCGCCGAGAGCGACCGCTTCGGACGTCCCGTCTATGCGGTCCGGGCCGCCGGGGAACAGGCCGTTCGCGCCGTCGAGGGGCTGCGTGCGGAGCGTCTCGCCCGCGACTCGGCCTCGCGGACCGCCTACCTGTCGGGAGCCTTCCAGGGATGCGGCTCGGTTGCAGGACCCGGTGGGCGGGGCGGACATCACCTGGAGTTCGTCCATCGGGACCGGGAGTTCACCGAGCGCGTCGCGGCGTTCTCTCGCGCTCCCCTGCGGATCGTCCGGCGTCGGGGACGCTGGGTCGCCTACACAAAGAGCGCCGACGGGGTGACGACCGTTCTCTCGCAGCTCGGTCTGCACGATGCGGTTCTTCAGTACGAGGCGCGGGCCATCGTCGGCGAGGCGAAGGCGAACGCCAACCGCGTGACCAACTTCGACTCCGCAAACGCCGGACGCACCGCCCAAGCCGCCGCAAAACAGCAGCGCGCCCTTGAGAGCCTCGACGGGGAGAACCTCCCCGAAGCCCTCGCCGAGATGCTCTCCCTCCGCCTCGAACACCCCGACGCCTCTCTTACCGAGCTCGCTCGCCTCTCCGGGCTCTCCCGGAGCGCCGTCAACCACCGGCTGAGGAGGCTCGTCGCCCTCGCCGAGTCCCGAGAGAGGTGA
- a CDS encoding adenosylhomocysteinase, protein MIKDSIIKDPSLADEGHKKIDWAAQHSPVLNDIARKQLADGSLKGRKVAVTVHLEAKTAYLAVLLHEAGAEVTVTGSNPLSTQDAVCAALVERGVRVFATHDPSEEDFERYIHLALETEPDLLLDDGAELAARLVESHPDLMEKVEGATETTTTGILKLRAMSEEGVLPFPVLGINEARMKHLFDNRYGTGHSSIVSLLANTNLFLSGKRVVIMGFGWVSRGLAKYAAGFGARVIVCEPDPVKLLEAHSEGYEVMNSLEAAEVGDFFLTGTGNLKVLRREHFERMKDGAVLANAGHYDHEFDLAALREMSVTEREARRNITEYELPNGNRIHVIARGRLLNSGAGDGHPVEIMDLTFALHALGIHHLASSAHSFEPGIQALPEELDREVARIKLRTMGVRPEELTEEQIRYQKSWR, encoded by the coding sequence GTGATCAAGGACTCGATCATCAAAGACCCGTCGCTCGCGGACGAGGGGCACAAGAAAATAGACTGGGCCGCCCAGCACAGCCCGGTACTCAACGATATCGCCCGCAAGCAGCTCGCCGACGGTTCGCTCAAAGGCCGGAAGGTCGCGGTTACGGTCCACCTCGAAGCGAAGACCGCCTACCTCGCCGTCCTTTTGCATGAAGCGGGGGCCGAGGTAACGGTTACCGGCTCGAACCCGCTCTCGACGCAGGACGCCGTCTGCGCCGCGCTCGTGGAGCGGGGCGTTCGGGTCTTTGCGACGCACGACCCCTCCGAGGAGGACTTCGAGCGCTACATCCACCTCGCGCTTGAGACCGAGCCGGACCTCCTGCTCGACGACGGGGCGGAGCTTGCGGCGAGGCTCGTGGAGAGCCACCCGGACCTTATGGAGAAGGTCGAGGGGGCGACCGAGACGACCACGACGGGCATCCTGAAGCTTCGGGCGATGAGCGAGGAGGGCGTGCTGCCGTTCCCGGTGCTCGGGATAAACGAGGCCCGCATGAAGCACCTCTTCGACAACCGCTACGGGACGGGGCATTCCTCCATCGTCAGCCTCCTTGCGAACACGAACCTCTTTCTCTCGGGCAAGAGGGTCGTGATTATGGGCTTCGGATGGGTCAGCCGGGGGCTTGCGAAGTACGCGGCGGGCTTCGGGGCGCGCGTAATCGTCTGCGAGCCCGACCCGGTGAAGCTCCTCGAAGCTCACTCCGAGGGCTACGAGGTGATGAACTCCCTTGAGGCGGCGGAGGTCGGGGACTTTTTCCTGACGGGTACGGGGAACCTGAAGGTGCTCCGGCGCGAGCACTTCGAGCGGATGAAGGACGGAGCGGTGCTCGCCAACGCCGGGCACTACGACCACGAGTTCGACCTCGCCGCGCTCAGGGAGATGAGCGTAACCGAGCGCGAGGCGCGCAGGAACATAACCGAGTACGAGCTTCCGAACGGGAACCGCATCCACGTCATCGCGCGCGGGCGGCTCCTGAACTCCGGGGCCGGGGACGGGCATCCGGTCGAGATCATGGACCTCACCTTCGCCCTTCACGCCCTCGGCATCCACCATCTCGCGTCGAGCGCGCACAGCTTCGAGCCGGGCATCCAGGCCCTTCCGGAGGAGCTCGACCGGGAGGTCGCGCGCATAAAGCTGCGCACGATGGGTGTCCGCCCGGAAGAGTTGACTGAGGAGCAGATCCGCTACCAGAAGAGCTGGCGCTAG
- the gap gene encoding type I glyceraldehyde-3-phosphate dehydrogenase, translating into MAVRVGVNGFGRIGMLVVKAAIETEADIEVVAVNDLMPMDSLALLFKRDSTHGIWPEDVSYENNVLRIGDREIKTFSERDPASIPWGDVGADIVVESTGVFTDRDGAAKHLAGGAKKVVISAPAKGVDGTFVYGVNHEDYNPDEHEVVSNASCTTNCIVPMVKVLQDNFGLSSGFMTTCHAYTNDQSLLDAAHKDPRRARAAASSIIPTSTGAARAVGLVIPELQGKLDGLALRVPIPDGSITDLVAQVEGSPSADEVNAAFKEASQGMEGVLEYSEAPLVSADIVGNPHSCVFDAGQTMVNGSTVKVLGWYDNEWGYSNRTVDLVNYMGGKL; encoded by the coding sequence ATGGCGGTTCGCGTCGGTGTGAACGGGTTCGGGCGCATCGGGATGCTCGTGGTCAAGGCCGCAATAGAGACGGAGGCGGACATCGAGGTCGTTGCGGTAAACGACCTGATGCCGATGGACAGCCTCGCGCTGCTCTTCAAGCGCGACTCCACGCACGGGATCTGGCCCGAGGACGTTTCCTACGAGAACAACGTGCTGCGGATCGGCGACCGGGAGATAAAGACCTTCTCCGAGCGCGACCCGGCGAGCATACCCTGGGGCGACGTCGGCGCGGACATCGTCGTCGAGTCGACGGGCGTCTTCACCGACCGCGACGGAGCGGCCAAGCACCTCGCGGGCGGCGCGAAGAAGGTCGTGATCTCGGCCCCGGCGAAGGGCGTCGACGGCACGTTCGTCTACGGCGTCAACCACGAGGACTACAACCCCGACGAGCACGAGGTCGTCTCCAACGCAAGCTGCACGACGAACTGCATCGTCCCGATGGTGAAGGTCCTTCAGGACAACTTCGGGCTCTCCAGCGGCTTCATGACGACCTGCCACGCCTACACCAACGACCAGAGCCTGCTCGATGCGGCGCACAAGGACCCGAGGCGCGCCCGCGCTGCGGCGTCCTCGATCATCCCGACCTCGACCGGCGCGGCCCGGGCGGTCGGGCTCGTGATCCCCGAGCTTCAGGGCAAGCTCGACGGCCTCGCGCTCCGCGTGCCGATCCCGGACGGCTCCATCACCGACCTTGTGGCGCAGGTAGAGGGGAGCCCCTCGGCCGACGAGGTGAACGCCGCCTTCAAGGAGGCCTCGCAGGGGATGGAGGGCGTCCTTGAGTACTCCGAGGCGCCGCTCGTCTCGGCGGACATCGTCGGCAACCCGCACTCCTGCGTCTTCGATGCGGGCCAGACGATGGTCAACGGCTCGACGGTCAAGGTCCTCGGCTGGTACGACAACGAGTGGGGCTACTCCAACCGCACCGTCGACCTCGTGAACTACATGGGCGGCAAGCTCTAA
- a CDS encoding GNAT family N-acetyltransferase — MRLDRYRHFLEHDRDGCFVAADRESGEPVGIAVALRRESLWVLALLVVAGERRHSGVGRSLMSAALGYGEGCSSGMIASSQHPAAMRSYGRAGFLLRPTLTAKGRVRREGLRDPGDVRTGGERDLDLAARVDRHLRGAPHGPDLEFLLRHGSMLVCERGGSEGYAFAGPDGTLALLGATEADVAADLLRAHLAQKEETEVRWITAEQDWAVRVCLEVGLDLVPDGPICVRGEPGPLSPYLPSGPFL, encoded by the coding sequence ATGCGCCTCGACCGCTACCGGCACTTTCTCGAGCACGACCGGGACGGCTGCTTCGTGGCCGCAGACCGGGAGAGCGGAGAGCCGGTCGGTATCGCGGTCGCGCTCCGGCGGGAGTCGTTGTGGGTGCTCGCGCTCCTCGTCGTCGCCGGGGAGCGCCGCCACAGCGGGGTCGGAAGGTCGCTCATGAGCGCCGCGCTCGGCTACGGTGAGGGGTGCTCCTCGGGGATGATCGCCTCCTCGCAGCACCCGGCCGCCATGCGGAGCTACGGGAGGGCGGGCTTTCTCTTGCGCCCGACCCTTACCGCGAAGGGCAGGGTCCGCCGCGAGGGGCTGCGGGATCCGGGCGACGTCCGTACCGGCGGCGAGCGGGACCTCGACCTTGCAGCTCGCGTGGACCGCCACCTGCGCGGAGCGCCGCACGGACCGGACCTTGAGTTCCTGCTCCGCCACGGTTCGATGCTCGTCTGCGAGCGGGGAGGCAGCGAGGGTTACGCCTTTGCCGGACCGGACGGGACGCTCGCGCTGCTCGGTGCGACGGAGGCCGACGTTGCGGCCGACCTCTTGCGAGCGCACCTCGCGCAGAAGGAGGAGACGGAGGTCAGGTGGATCACGGCCGAGCAGGACTGGGCCGTTCGCGTCTGCCTGGAGGTCGGGCTCGACCTTGTCCCGGACGGACCGATCTGCGTTCGCGGCGAGCCCGGGCCCCTCTCCCCGTACCTCCCGAGCGGGCCCTTTCTCTAG